The following proteins are encoded in a genomic region of Sorangiineae bacterium MSr12523:
- a CDS encoding M23 family metallopeptidase: MERRLFASASIRPRSLFSLCSVAFLALVVGTAGGCSSSDDRASDEGDVEAAEDEIQIGDPHGDHDGDGLAPEGDSVTEEAADEEASADEDAVDIAAAAAARVASPVPGKKVTYPYGVKNPRYAAGYHTGDDYAAATGTKVVAVRAGKIRWSNSKGGAYGNWIGLDADNGRTYVYCHLSSRSVAAGATIKAGQQLGKVGATGNVTGPHLHFEDHPKGPFKYAQDRKPKW, translated from the coding sequence ATGGAACGACGACTCTTTGCCAGCGCTTCGATTCGACCCCGCTCCTTGTTCTCTCTCTGCTCCGTGGCATTCCTTGCACTCGTCGTGGGAACTGCCGGTGGCTGCTCTTCTTCCGACGACCGCGCATCCGACGAGGGTGACGTGGAGGCGGCGGAAGACGAGATTCAAATTGGCGATCCGCATGGTGACCACGACGGCGACGGTCTTGCCCCCGAGGGCGATAGCGTGACCGAGGAAGCCGCGGACGAAGAAGCCAGCGCCGACGAAGACGCCGTCGACATCGCCGCCGCGGCGGCTGCGCGGGTGGCGTCGCCGGTTCCTGGCAAGAAGGTCACGTACCCCTACGGCGTGAAGAATCCGCGCTACGCCGCCGGTTACCACACGGGCGACGACTACGCCGCCGCCACCGGCACGAAGGTCGTTGCCGTGCGCGCGGGCAAGATCCGCTGGTCCAATAGCAAGGGCGGCGCGTACGGCAACTGGATCGGCCTCGACGCCGACAACGGCCGCACCTACGTTTACTGCCATCTCTCGAGCCGCAGCGTCGCCGCAGGCGCCACCATCAAAGCCGGCCAGCAGCTCGGCAAGGTGGGCGCCACCGGCAACGTTACCGGCCCGCACCTGCACTTCGAGGATCACCCCAAGGGCCCCTTCAAGTACGCACAGGACCGCAAGCCGAAGTGGTGA
- a CDS encoding S8 family peptidase yields the protein MRRKYIGVVASCAVLTAVMLAAAGCASDEDEPAPAAGSQEEPLEERGILLGAEGEIVPERYIVTLRDDIGEALSSTVDNLLAQYGGRIGFRYTDALKGFSVEMPEFAARLLAANPLVSSVSHVHIGHGVTTQQNPPWGLDRSDQSDLPLSTSYTYPDNGGQGVTAYLVDSGVTRRHPDFENRVTSGYDFVDDDDEANDGHGHGTHTAGTVLSKTYGIAKKARGVALRVLGNDNSGTTEQSLNAFDWIIRHAQKPAVLNYSIGFSGGDSAIDNAARRVWQAGIVFVVSAGNNNKDGCRSASPARVTDLITVGATTRSDSRARPQDWGSGSGSNFGACLDIFAPGTGTVSTSSSGSGTRTMYGTSMATPHVTGAAALYLATNPSATPQQVRNALVNNATAKVTNAGANTTNKLLYMGFIR from the coding sequence ATGCGACGAAAGTACATTGGCGTTGTTGCGTCATGCGCGGTTTTGACCGCCGTCATGTTGGCGGCGGCAGGCTGCGCGAGCGATGAAGACGAACCCGCACCGGCAGCAGGCTCCCAAGAGGAACCGCTCGAGGAACGAGGCATCCTTCTCGGGGCCGAGGGCGAGATCGTTCCCGAGCGGTACATCGTGACCCTGCGCGACGATATCGGAGAAGCGCTGTCGTCCACCGTGGACAATCTTCTGGCGCAGTATGGAGGGCGCATTGGTTTTCGATATACCGACGCGCTCAAAGGTTTTTCCGTCGAAATGCCGGAGTTTGCGGCACGCTTGCTCGCCGCAAATCCGCTGGTGAGCTCCGTTTCGCACGTTCATATCGGACACGGTGTTACGACCCAGCAAAACCCGCCGTGGGGGCTCGATCGGAGCGATCAAAGCGATCTGCCATTGAGCACTTCGTACACGTATCCGGACAACGGCGGGCAGGGGGTGACCGCTTACCTCGTCGACAGCGGCGTGACGCGACGGCATCCGGACTTCGAGAATCGAGTCACCTCGGGGTACGACTTCGTCGACGACGATGATGAGGCGAATGATGGTCACGGGCACGGAACGCACACGGCCGGTACCGTCCTGAGCAAGACGTACGGAATCGCCAAAAAGGCTCGGGGCGTCGCCCTGCGGGTGCTCGGAAACGACAACTCGGGCACCACCGAGCAAAGCCTGAATGCCTTCGATTGGATCATCCGCCATGCGCAGAAACCGGCGGTGCTCAATTACAGCATCGGATTCAGCGGCGGCGATTCGGCCATCGACAATGCTGCCCGCAGGGTATGGCAAGCAGGGATCGTCTTCGTGGTTTCGGCCGGCAATAACAACAAGGACGGGTGCCGCTCGGCCTCGCCCGCGCGGGTGACGGATCTCATCACCGTGGGGGCTACGACGCGCAGCGATAGCCGGGCACGCCCTCAGGATTGGGGCAGTGGCAGCGGCAGCAATTTCGGTGCGTGTTTGGATATCTTCGCACCGGGCACAGGCACCGTGTCGACGTCCTCGAGCGGTAGCGGGACGCGCACGATGTACGGCACTTCGATGGCCACGCCCCACGTAACGGGTGCCGCCGCCCTCTACCTCGCGACGAACCCGAGTGCCACGCCGCAGCAAGTGCGCAATGCCCTCGTGAACAATGCGACCGCCAAGGTCACCAATGCGGGCGCGAACACCACGAACAAATTGCTCTACATGGGATTCATTCGCTAA
- a CDS encoding GNAT family N-acetyltransferase produces the protein MRVLLKETLSPVEAEEYDAFVATARGGHYSQARSWSPVATAGRPLTVRWFLARDGGKTVGAGLLLRPQVARYLLAPVAHMDRGPVCDDPERVGHVARALVARTRLHGIARLSIMPYWTDAEADAVERALDRERFTNTQKADGAHIATLRLALGERTEAEVLAGGDRATLRRKLKQAEKAGARARMGTAADLPTLRRLHGELMSGQAMSQKPDLYFERLEGQLAPNGPAGLFVCEHEGDVVAAALMLRHGSVATFVLGASDRSHRSFSKMVLPFLAAIRWARDLGCTSFDLGGIPMEGDTDEKRRNIAQFKFDFDRTPVRLVSEHTRWF, from the coding sequence ATGCGCGTCCTGCTGAAAGAAACGCTCTCCCCCGTCGAGGCGGAGGAATACGACGCCTTCGTCGCCACCGCGCGCGGCGGACACTATTCGCAGGCCCGCTCGTGGAGTCCCGTGGCCACCGCCGGCCGCCCGCTCACCGTGCGCTGGTTCCTTGCTCGCGACGGCGGAAAGACCGTAGGCGCGGGCCTCTTGCTCCGCCCGCAGGTCGCTCGCTACCTCCTGGCACCGGTCGCGCACATGGATCGCGGACCCGTGTGCGACGATCCCGAGCGGGTCGGCCACGTGGCTCGGGCCCTCGTGGCGAGGACGCGCCTGCACGGCATCGCGCGCCTGTCCATCATGCCGTATTGGACCGACGCCGAGGCCGACGCCGTCGAGCGCGCCCTCGATCGCGAGCGCTTCACCAACACGCAGAAGGCCGATGGGGCGCACATCGCCACGTTGCGCCTCGCGCTGGGCGAGCGCACCGAGGCCGAGGTCCTCGCGGGCGGCGACCGCGCCACCTTGCGACGAAAATTGAAGCAGGCCGAAAAAGCCGGCGCGCGCGCGCGCATGGGCACCGCGGCCGATCTGCCCACCCTCCGGCGCCTCCATGGGGAGTTGATGTCCGGCCAGGCGATGTCGCAAAAGCCGGATCTCTATTTCGAGCGCCTCGAAGGGCAACTCGCCCCGAACGGACCGGCGGGCCTTTTCGTGTGCGAGCACGAGGGCGATGTCGTTGCTGCAGCGCTCATGCTGCGTCATGGAAGCGTAGCCACCTTCGTGCTCGGCGCCTCCGATCGCTCCCACCGTTCTTTTTCGAAGATGGTGCTCCCCTTCCTTGCGGCCATTCGGTGGGCACGTGATTTGGGATGCACGAGCTTCGATTTGGGCGGCATCCCGATGGAGGGCGATACGGATGAGAAGCGCCGCAACATCGCGCAATTCAAGTTCGATTTCGACCGTACGCCGGTCCGGCTCGTAAGCGAGCACACTCGCTGGTTCTAA
- a CDS encoding beta-galactosidase: protein MPESRTRSLRARRLKIEPEPVSQRAPQVARVRLHPHGLELPSGGPQVERASSVLPLYAGSMHYWRHHPSTWGPGLDAMREMGLLLVDTYVPWGVHEREPGVYDFGTKEPRHDVGRFLRMAHERGLRAVVRPGPHINAELTYFGLPERIVWDRACQARTPRDNPVMLPIVPVAFPVPSYASRVFHSEVERWFDRVAKELAPLRYPEGPIVLVQIDNEGALYFRDGAYDQDYHPDAIVLFRRFLRGKYRTPRELRAAWGQSDLSFSTVTPPVRFEATTADDLVRHMDWMEFHEHLLAGAMQRMARTLAASGLDGLPTMHNFPLAEAVTPLNAGRIELDLIGLDYYHRAAPQDHMAILRRTSELVSRCAGMGAPAYGAEVGAGFPPFFSPLSEDDSVYTLMSAMAYGLRGYNLYMAVERDRWVGAPIDPQGRRRPFADRYEALSRALEQTRFHTLTRRAPVRLVVPRALRRLARATHAFGPMTPAMFHVIGAGFRESCLEDDFGLGGGAPTLDAEAYLRAFERALSARGVPFAYAGGETFDVSTRDARWLICATAGGVKRELWASLLVAASSEGTRVTVGPRIPDRDGSLRRLDVPYERGAIELEPLEEMAQADALVARRIEELALPTYPHAPDDIFVAVHEDDRGVAKVAFFMNPTASEVSARVALPGANALVDLLATRARRISRTAGGFDLTVPPRTVRMMAIES from the coding sequence ATGCCCGAGAGCCGCACGCGATCCCTGCGTGCCCGCCGCCTCAAGATCGAGCCCGAGCCCGTTTCCCAACGGGCCCCGCAGGTTGCGCGCGTGCGCTTGCATCCGCATGGCCTCGAGCTGCCGAGCGGTGGCCCTCAGGTGGAGCGCGCCTCTTCCGTGCTGCCGCTCTACGCCGGGTCGATGCACTATTGGCGCCACCATCCGTCCACGTGGGGCCCCGGCCTCGATGCGATGCGCGAGATGGGGCTACTCCTCGTCGACACCTACGTCCCTTGGGGCGTGCACGAGCGCGAGCCGGGGGTCTACGACTTCGGCACCAAGGAGCCGCGCCACGACGTCGGCCGCTTTCTGCGCATGGCCCACGAGCGCGGCCTTCGCGCCGTCGTTCGTCCGGGGCCGCACATCAATGCGGAGCTCACGTACTTCGGCTTGCCCGAGCGCATCGTTTGGGACCGCGCGTGCCAAGCGCGCACGCCGCGCGACAACCCGGTGATGCTTCCCATCGTGCCGGTCGCCTTTCCGGTGCCGAGCTACGCGAGCCGCGTCTTTCATTCCGAGGTGGAGCGCTGGTTCGATCGCGTCGCCAAGGAGCTCGCGCCGCTGCGCTACCCCGAGGGCCCCATCGTCCTCGTGCAGATCGACAACGAGGGCGCGCTCTATTTCCGCGACGGCGCGTACGACCAGGATTACCACCCCGACGCCATCGTCCTCTTCCGGCGCTTCCTCCGCGGAAAGTACCGCACCCCGCGCGAGCTCCGCGCCGCGTGGGGCCAGTCGGATCTCTCCTTCTCCACGGTCACACCGCCCGTGCGCTTCGAGGCGACCACGGCCGACGACCTCGTGCGCCACATGGACTGGATGGAGTTCCACGAGCACCTGCTCGCCGGCGCCATGCAGCGCATGGCCCGCACCCTCGCCGCGAGCGGCCTCGATGGCCTGCCCACGATGCACAACTTCCCCCTGGCCGAGGCGGTGACCCCGCTCAATGCCGGCCGCATCGAGCTCGATCTCATCGGGCTCGATTACTACCACCGCGCCGCGCCGCAGGATCACATGGCCATTCTGCGCCGCACCAGCGAGCTCGTCTCGCGATGCGCCGGCATGGGCGCGCCCGCATACGGCGCCGAAGTGGGGGCTGGCTTTCCGCCGTTCTTCTCGCCGCTCTCCGAGGACGACTCGGTCTACACCTTGATGAGCGCCATGGCCTACGGCCTGCGCGGCTACAACCTGTACATGGCCGTCGAGCGCGATCGCTGGGTCGGAGCGCCCATCGATCCGCAGGGTCGACGCCGACCCTTCGCCGATCGCTACGAAGCGCTCTCGCGTGCGCTCGAGCAGACCCGCTTCCACACGCTCACGCGCCGCGCGCCCGTGCGGCTCGTGGTGCCGCGCGCCCTGCGGCGCCTCGCGCGTGCGACGCATGCCTTCGGACCCATGACGCCGGCCATGTTCCACGTCATCGGTGCCGGCTTTCGCGAGAGCTGCCTCGAGGACGACTTCGGCCTCGGCGGCGGCGCGCCCACCCTCGACGCCGAAGCGTACCTGCGCGCGTTCGAACGGGCGCTCTCCGCGCGCGGCGTTCCCTTTGCGTACGCCGGCGGGGAGACCTTCGACGTCAGCACGCGCGATGCCCGCTGGCTCATCTGCGCCACCGCCGGCGGCGTGAAGCGCGAACTCTGGGCTTCGCTCCTCGTGGCCGCGAGCTCCGAAGGCACGCGCGTCACCGTCGGGCCGCGCATCCCGGACCGCGATGGGAGCCTGCGCCGGCTCGACGTGCCCTACGAGCGCGGCGCCATCGAGCTCGAGCCGCTCGAGGAAATGGCCCAGGCCGATGCCCTGGTCGCACGGCGCATCGAGGAGCTCGCGCTGCCCACGTATCCGCATGCGCCCGACGACATCTTCGTCGCCGTGCACGAAGACGATCGCGGCGTCGCCAAGGTCGCCTTTTTCATGAACCCCACGGCCTCCGAGGTGAGCGCGCGCGTGGCCTTGCCTGGAGCGAACGCGCTCGTCGACTTGCTTGCCACACGGGCACGCCGCATCTCCCGCACCGCCGGTGGTTTCGATCTCACCGTGCCGCCGCGCACGGTGCGCATGATGGCCATCGAAAGCTGA
- a CDS encoding ABC-F family ATP-binding cassette domain-containing protein, giving the protein MPILSARGLHKAYGARPLLTDATFTLKRGEKAALLGPNGTGKSTLLRVLAGLEPEDSGTVDRRREASMLYLPQEPVLDGERNAREIVAEKLGQWSGEHEVDEFLDRLGVRDRDRPVATLSGGEKRRVALARLFVARPDLALLDEPTNHLDAETIAWLEGYLRDSFPGAVLMVTHDRYVLDAVATRIFELDAGRLTEYTKRDDHLGAYADFLEQRAERDAQEERIERNRQNLLRREIEWLRRGPKARSTKQKARIDRANAKIAEPGLVQRAKVDLVGLEEGAAQLGGTILDLDRVTVEVAGRTLVRDLTLNVVRGERIGVVGPNGAGKTSLLRVVQGELEPVHGTVKRGTQTRIALFDQARAMLHDDWSVLDNVAEREGAERTGAGTVTIGERTMDMRTYLELFMFDGHASRRKVSALSGGERARVALALSLKSGANVLLLDEPTNDLDIVTLSAVEELLESWPGCAIVVSHDRWFLDRVATSILAFEGDGKVTLYGGNWSAYRERIAAIRAEEKEKASPRPGTNTSAGTGTGTGAGTGTGAKKLTYAERLELEKIMDVIMEAEERASALEAKLADGSLWGKAPDEARETQAQLDAARADVERLTARWEDLESRRPA; this is encoded by the coding sequence ATGCCCATTCTTTCGGCCCGTGGACTCCACAAAGCCTACGGCGCGCGCCCGCTCCTCACGGACGCGACCTTCACGCTAAAACGAGGTGAAAAGGCAGCTTTGCTCGGTCCGAACGGCACCGGGAAGTCGACCTTGCTGCGCGTGCTCGCGGGGCTCGAGCCCGAGGATTCAGGCACCGTCGACCGCCGGCGCGAGGCGTCCATGCTGTACCTGCCGCAGGAGCCGGTGCTCGATGGCGAGCGCAACGCGCGGGAAATCGTGGCGGAGAAGCTCGGGCAGTGGAGCGGCGAGCACGAGGTGGACGAGTTTCTCGACCGCCTCGGGGTGCGCGATCGCGATCGGCCCGTGGCCACGTTGAGCGGTGGCGAGAAGCGCCGGGTGGCGCTGGCGCGTCTTTTCGTGGCGCGGCCCGATCTGGCGCTGCTCGACGAGCCGACGAACCATCTCGATGCGGAGACCATCGCGTGGCTCGAAGGGTACCTGCGCGACTCGTTTCCCGGCGCGGTGCTCATGGTGACGCACGATCGTTACGTGCTCGATGCCGTGGCGACACGCATCTTCGAGCTCGATGCGGGGCGGCTCACCGAGTACACGAAGCGCGACGATCACCTGGGCGCGTACGCGGATTTTCTGGAGCAACGCGCGGAGCGTGATGCGCAGGAGGAGCGCATCGAGCGAAACCGGCAGAACCTGCTGCGCCGCGAGATCGAGTGGCTGCGGCGCGGGCCGAAGGCGCGCAGCACGAAGCAAAAGGCGCGCATCGATCGGGCGAACGCGAAGATCGCCGAGCCCGGGCTCGTGCAGCGCGCAAAAGTGGATCTCGTGGGCCTCGAAGAGGGGGCGGCGCAGTTGGGCGGGACGATCCTGGACTTGGATCGCGTGACGGTGGAAGTGGCCGGCCGCACCCTGGTGCGCGATCTGACCTTGAACGTGGTGCGCGGTGAGCGCATCGGCGTGGTGGGACCGAACGGCGCGGGCAAAACGAGTTTGCTTCGTGTGGTGCAAGGCGAGCTCGAGCCGGTGCACGGTACGGTGAAGCGTGGGACGCAGACGCGGATCGCGCTGTTCGATCAGGCGCGCGCCATGTTGCACGACGATTGGAGCGTGCTGGACAACGTCGCCGAACGCGAGGGTGCGGAGCGTACGGGTGCAGGCACGGTGACCATCGGCGAGCGCACCATGGATATGCGCACGTACCTGGAGCTTTTCATGTTCGATGGGCATGCGTCGCGCCGGAAGGTGTCGGCGCTGTCGGGCGGCGAGCGCGCGCGGGTGGCCTTGGCCCTGTCGCTCAAGTCCGGCGCGAATGTGTTGCTCTTGGACGAGCCGACCAATGACTTGGACATCGTCACGTTGTCCGCGGTCGAGGAGTTGCTCGAGTCGTGGCCGGGGTGCGCGATCGTGGTGTCGCACGATCGGTGGTTCTTGGATCGCGTGGCGACGTCCATCCTCGCCTTCGAAGGTGACGGCAAGGTGACGTTGTACGGCGGCAACTGGTCGGCCTACCGCGAGCGGATTGCGGCGATTCGGGCGGAAGAAAAAGAGAAGGCGAGCCCGCGCCCCGGTACGAACACAAGCGCGGGCACGGGCACGGGCACGGGGGCGGGCACGGGCACGGGGGCGAAAAAGCTCACCTATGCCGAACGGCTCGAGCTGGAGAAAATCATGGACGTCATCATGGAAGCCGAAGAAAGGGCCTCCGCGCTCGAGGCAAAGCTCGCGGACGGTTCGCTTTGGGGCAAAGCTCCGGACGAGGCGCGCGAGACGCAAGCCCAGCTCGATGCCGCGCGGGCCGATGTGGAACGGCTCACCGCGCGCTGGGAGGACCTGGAAAGCCGCAGGCCCGCCTGA
- a CDS encoding STAS domain-containing protein has protein sequence MATSTPEAENPKCTVGTLRFEWDQERGLFLCEGIPCVAMWVETTMASFMAGIHKMVGTERFQLALYGAGEEVVENEWNLFFKTAPSFEEGMRRIGAGANVVGLGHWELTFLDREKKEARFRVRNSWEALYQRALGVCWGTSSLAGRFAGFASILFGTNCWAEQTQFLAKGDEADEFVVRPSTRTIAGQLDQLISSDKATRADLDAALERLKQEVHERTQAEERLKQEIHDRIQAEQMLLDKLEIIRRQEDSIRAMSTPILQLWEGILALPVIGLVDSRRANQMLESLLEAIVRTQARFTILDLTGVDEMDTAAADHLLKVVRAAALLGTRCVVSGISPHMAQTIVGLELDLAELTSFSTLEAALRYALRTEERKGRPGVV, from the coding sequence ATGGCGACGAGTACGCCGGAAGCCGAAAATCCGAAATGTACCGTAGGGACTTTGCGGTTCGAGTGGGACCAAGAGCGCGGCCTCTTCCTATGTGAGGGCATTCCCTGCGTGGCCATGTGGGTGGAGACCACCATGGCCAGCTTCATGGCGGGCATTCACAAGATGGTGGGCACCGAGCGCTTTCAACTCGCGCTCTACGGCGCCGGCGAGGAAGTCGTCGAGAACGAGTGGAACCTCTTCTTCAAGACGGCGCCGAGCTTCGAAGAGGGCATGCGCCGCATCGGTGCGGGCGCCAACGTCGTGGGCCTCGGCCACTGGGAGCTCACGTTTCTCGATCGCGAAAAGAAGGAAGCGCGCTTCCGCGTGCGCAACAGTTGGGAGGCGCTCTACCAGCGCGCGCTGGGCGTCTGCTGGGGAACCAGCTCGCTCGCGGGGCGTTTCGCCGGCTTTGCGAGCATCCTTTTCGGCACCAACTGTTGGGCGGAGCAGACGCAGTTTCTCGCCAAGGGCGACGAGGCGGACGAGTTCGTGGTGCGCCCATCCACGCGCACCATCGCGGGGCAGCTCGATCAGCTCATCTCTTCGGACAAGGCCACGCGCGCCGACCTCGATGCCGCCCTCGAGCGGCTGAAACAAGAGGTGCACGAGCGCACGCAGGCCGAGGAGCGCCTCAAACAAGAGATCCACGATCGCATCCAGGCCGAGCAGATGCTGCTCGACAAACTGGAGATCATCCGCCGGCAGGAAGACTCCATCCGCGCGATGTCCACGCCCATCCTGCAGCTGTGGGAGGGCATTTTGGCCTTGCCGGTCATCGGTTTGGTGGACAGCCGGCGGGCGAATCAAATGCTGGAAAGCCTGCTCGAGGCCATCGTGCGGACGCAGGCGCGGTTCACCATTTTGGATCTGACGGGCGTCGACGAGATGGATACGGCGGCCGCGGATCACTTGCTCAAGGTCGTGCGGGCGGCGGCGCTGCTCGGTACGCGGTGTGTCGTCTCGGGCATTTCGCCGCACATGGCGCAGACCATCGTGGGGCTGGAGCTCGATTTGGCGGAGCTCACCTCGTTCAGCACGCTGGAAGCGGCGCTTCGCTATGCCTTGCGCACCGAAGAGCGGAAGGGCAGGCCAGGCGTAGTATAG
- a CDS encoding phosphotransferase, translating into MAALDALLGRLGLVKIGVQPMAAGASTRQYVRVQLAGGRSAVGMFFPQGIQTDEIQQPLNPRRWPFLEVGDLLRDHGVRVPEVLGDATDDGWLLLEDLGDDTLANYLLRHPEKKDALYTKAVRDLAAAQERLADAPAGSIVASRAFDEALIRGELEHFREWGLEARGYHLGRADREAFEGISERFARRIAGYPRGFTHRDYQSRNLMVRAPDTGANGAGTPDLVWIDFQDALRGPRVYDLVTLLNDSYQDFDRAFIEARLDEYAQACRLSTEERSELDVQFDRVTVLRKLKNAGRFVFIDHVNDNPTFLKFLPSTFARIRASLARLAPHDEDMRTLEDILERVMKP; encoded by the coding sequence ATGGCCGCTCTCGACGCACTCCTGGGCCGCCTCGGCCTCGTGAAGATCGGCGTCCAGCCCATGGCGGCAGGTGCCTCGACCCGCCAGTACGTTCGCGTCCAGCTCGCTGGGGGCCGCTCGGCCGTCGGCATGTTTTTCCCTCAAGGCATCCAGACCGACGAGATCCAGCAGCCGCTGAACCCGCGCCGCTGGCCCTTTCTCGAGGTGGGCGACCTGCTTCGCGACCACGGGGTGCGCGTGCCCGAGGTGCTCGGCGATGCCACCGACGACGGGTGGCTCCTGCTCGAGGACCTGGGCGACGACACGTTGGCCAACTACCTGCTGCGCCACCCCGAGAAGAAAGATGCACTGTACACGAAAGCCGTCCGCGATCTGGCGGCGGCGCAGGAGCGTCTCGCCGACGCACCCGCGGGCTCCATCGTGGCGTCGCGCGCCTTCGACGAAGCCCTGATCCGCGGAGAGCTCGAACATTTTCGCGAGTGGGGCCTCGAGGCACGCGGCTACCATCTGGGTCGCGCCGACCGCGAAGCCTTCGAAGGCATTTCCGAGCGGTTCGCGCGCCGCATTGCCGGCTATCCGCGCGGCTTCACCCACCGCGATTACCAGTCGCGCAACTTGATGGTGCGCGCCCCGGACACCGGCGCGAACGGAGCGGGCACACCGGATCTCGTGTGGATCGATTTCCAGGACGCCCTACGCGGCCCCCGCGTCTACGACTTGGTGACCCTTCTCAACGACAGCTACCAGGATTTCGACCGCGCCTTCATCGAGGCGCGCCTGGACGAATATGCCCAAGCCTGTCGCCTCTCCACCGAGGAGCGCTCCGAGCTCGACGTGCAATTCGATCGCGTCACCGTCTTACGCAAATTGAAGAATGCGGGACGATTCGTGTTCATCGATCACGTCAACGACAACCCCACGTTCTTGAAGTTTCTCCCGTCGACGTTCGCCCGCATCCGGGCTTCACTTGCCCGCCTTGCCCCACACGACGAGGACATGCGCACCCTCGAAGACATCCTCGAACGTGTGATGAAGCCCTAG
- a CDS encoding class I SAM-dependent methyltransferase codes for MASHFGLSVTSATTADTGKGSSVDKGLRTWLDLLVTWNAKHDLTAARSEGELLDLMLADAFALSKRLPERARLVDIGSGAGAPGLALALIRPDLEVTLVEPLAKRVSFLRTVIGAIGRLDVKVHHGKAAALGGATWDIALSRATFAPPEWLAVGRTLVEPGGSVWVLLAREEAPALEGMSVAEDFAYEWPNQQRARRAVRYVAG; via the coding sequence ATGGCCTCCCATTTCGGGCTTTCCGTCACATCCGCCACGACGGCGGACACAGGCAAGGGATCTAGCGTCGACAAGGGGCTTCGCACGTGGCTCGACCTTCTCGTCACCTGGAACGCGAAACACGATCTGACAGCGGCGCGCTCGGAGGGTGAGCTGCTCGATTTGATGCTGGCCGATGCTTTCGCGTTGTCGAAACGTCTTCCGGAGCGGGCCCGGCTGGTCGATATCGGCTCGGGTGCCGGGGCCCCGGGGTTGGCGCTGGCGCTGATTCGGCCGGATCTCGAGGTCACGTTGGTGGAACCCCTGGCGAAGCGCGTCAGTTTCCTGCGGACGGTGATTGGCGCGATCGGCCGCCTCGATGTGAAGGTTCATCACGGAAAGGCGGCGGCGCTCGGCGGCGCGACCTGGGATATTGCGCTATCGCGGGCGACGTTCGCACCGCCGGAATGGCTCGCGGTTGGGCGAACCTTGGTCGAGCCAGGCGGCTCGGTGTGGGTGCTGCTCGCGCGCGAGGAGGCGCCCGCGCTCGAGGGCATGAGCGTCGCGGAGGACTTCGCGTACGAGTGGCCGAACCAGCAGCGCGCGCGGCGCGCCGTGCGGTACGTCGCGGGCTAG